In a genomic window of Tissierella sp. Yu-01:
- a CDS encoding DUF1385 domain-containing protein, with the protein MKKDKLENIHKTSIGGQALIEGVMMRGPKNIAIAVRKPNKEIEVKVDKLNTLAMRHKIFRMPFLRGMISLIESLSIGTKALMYSAEFFEDDEPAEAKQTWTQKIFKDKAADAEMFFTLAISIVLAVGLFMVLPNIIASFIKGNITNSILLNLMEGLVRIIIFLIYIIWVSKLDDVRRVFEYHGAEHKTIHCYEHGEELTIENVKKYPILHARCGTSFLFMVMIVSILVLSFFGWPNPILRILIRILMFPVIAGISYEINRFIGRSDSKACYYLSYPGLMVQKFATVKEPDGEQIEVAIKSLLAVIPEDREADKW; encoded by the coding sequence ATGAAAAAAGATAAATTGGAAAATATCCATAAAACTTCAATTGGAGGTCAGGCCCTAATCGAAGGGGTTATGATGAGGGGACCTAAGAATATAGCTATTGCAGTTCGTAAACCAAATAAAGAAATAGAAGTTAAGGTTGATAAATTAAACACCCTTGCAATGAGACATAAAATATTTAGGATGCCTTTTCTTAGAGGTATGATAAGTTTGATTGAATCATTATCAATAGGTACTAAAGCCTTAATGTATTCAGCAGAATTTTTTGAGGATGATGAACCAGCAGAAGCAAAACAAACTTGGACTCAAAAGATATTTAAAGATAAGGCAGCTGATGCTGAGATGTTCTTTACTTTAGCAATCTCAATCGTATTAGCTGTTGGATTATTTATGGTATTGCCAAATATAATTGCAAGTTTTATTAAAGGAAATATTACTAATTCAATACTATTAAATCTTATGGAAGGCTTAGTGAGAATAATAATATTTTTAATATATATAATATGGGTATCTAAGTTGGATGATGTAAGAAGAGTTTTCGAATATCATGGCGCTGAACACAAAACTATTCACTGCTATGAACATGGTGAAGAATTAACTATAGAAAACGTGAAGAAATATCCAATTCTTCATGCAAGATGTGGTACCAGTTTTTTATTTATGGTAATGATTGTAAGTATCTTAGTTTTATCATTCTTTGGTTGGCCGAATCCAATTCTTAGAATTTTAATAAGAATATTGATGTTTCCTGTTATAGCGGGAATTTCATATGAAATAAATAGATTTATTGGTAGAAGTGATTCTAAAGCGTGCTATTATCTTTCATATCCTGGTTTAATGGTTCAGAAATTTGCGACAGTAAAGGAACCAGATGGTGAACAAATAGAGGTTGCTATAAAGTCTCTTCTTGCTGTAATACCTGAGGACAGGGAGGCAGACAAGTGGTAA
- the prmC gene encoding peptide chain release factor N(5)-glutamine methyltransferase, with product MVINELLKLGVSMLGDNEYSNPQLESRLILSKLLDVDKTYLYAYGEKEVSNEIEDKFLELLTKRSKGYPFQYIFNEKEFMGLDFYVEEGVLVPRPDTEILVEYVLDYINKNHSNETIKVLDLGSGSGAISLSIAKHAKNTYVYGVDIDNTPLKVCNINKERFNLANVEFIKGDMFEPIMNFKKSFHIIASNPPYIPSTEIENLQTEVKEFEPRLALDGGDDGLIFYRRISFEAKDFLVDDGLLIFEIGFNQGKEVKEILENQGFKNIMILKDLQGLDRVILGRA from the coding sequence GTGGTAATTAATGAGCTATTAAAATTAGGAGTATCAATGTTGGGGGATAATGAGTATTCAAATCCTCAACTTGAATCAAGGCTAATTTTATCTAAGCTATTAGATGTAGATAAAACATACTTGTATGCATATGGAGAAAAGGAAGTATCAAATGAGATTGAGGACAAATTTCTAGAGCTTTTGACTAAAAGATCAAAGGGTTACCCCTTCCAATACATTTTTAATGAGAAGGAATTTATGGGGTTAGATTTTTATGTAGAAGAAGGAGTTTTAGTTCCAAGACCTGATACTGAAATCTTAGTAGAGTATGTGTTGGATTATATAAATAAAAATCATAGTAATGAAACTATAAAGGTATTAGATTTGGGAAGTGGCAGCGGTGCCATTTCTCTCTCTATTGCTAAACATGCTAAAAATACTTATGTATATGGTGTGGATATAGATAATACTCCTTTAAAAGTTTGTAATATAAACAAGGAAAGATTTAATCTTGCTAATGTTGAATTCATAAAGGGCGACATGTTTGAACCTATAATGAATTTCAAAAAATCCTTTCATATTATAGCATCAAATCCACCATATATACCTAGCACAGAGATTGAAAACCTTCAAACGGAAGTAAAGGAATTTGAACCAAGATTAGCTTTAGATGGTGGAGATGACGGACTCATATTTTATAGAAGGATTAGTTTTGAAGCTAAGGATTTTCTTGTGGATGATGGACTTTTAATATTTGAAATAGGTTTTAATCAGGGAAAAGAAGTTAAAGAAATTCTAGAAAATCAAGGCTTTAAGAATATAATGATATTGAAGGACTTACAAGGCTTAGACAGAGTAATACTGGGAAGAGCATAA
- a CDS encoding chromate transporter: MSLLFDLFLTFFKIGAFSFGGGYAMLPLIEEEIIEVHNWITHTEFIDIIAISEMTPGPIAVNSATFLGYKVAGISGSVIATLGVILPSFIVMSIIFHFVYKFKNSPYIDWIFKGIRPVVLGLIASAAVSVAKSTFIDIKSVIIAIFLFYIVTFKKFNPILAIVVAGVLGVVLY, encoded by the coding sequence ATGAGTTTATTATTTGATTTGTTTCTTACTTTCTTCAAAATTGGTGCATTTAGTTTTGGAGGTGGGTATGCAATGCTTCCCCTAATTGAAGAGGAGATAATTGAAGTACATAATTGGATTACCCACACAGAATTCATCGATATTATTGCCATATCTGAAATGACCCCAGGACCAATTGCTGTAAACTCAGCAACTTTTTTGGGATACAAAGTTGCAGGTATATCAGGATCTGTTATTGCCACCTTAGGTGTTATTCTACCTTCATTTATAGTAATGAGTATAATTTTTCACTTTGTATATAAATTCAAGAATTCACCTTATATAGATTGGATATTTAAAGGAATAAGACCTGTTGTTCTTGGTCTTATAGCATCAGCTGCAGTGTCTGTAGCTAAGAGTACATTCATTGATATTAAGTCAGTAATTATTGCAATATTTTTATTTTATATAGTTACCTTTAAGAAATTTAATCCAATACTAGCTATAGTCGTAGCAGGAGTATTAGGAGTTGTATTATACTAA
- a CDS encoding chromate transporter, with translation MLWKMFITFFKIGAFTFGGGYAMIPIIQEEVVEKKKWIEDAEFMDAIALAQASPGPVAVNTSVYCGYKLRGVIGAIVCTLGTVLPSFFTILFIAIFFYQFKDNDIVSQIFMGIRPAVVALILSAVYKMWKKSKFSYDKLVVVIGTILIIVLFDISPIWMVIAGGLGSFLINKIRE, from the coding sequence GTGTTATGGAAAATGTTTATTACTTTCTTTAAAATAGGAGCTTTTACCTTCGGTGGAGGGTATGCTATGATTCCTATTATTCAGGAAGAAGTTGTAGAAAAGAAAAAATGGATTGAAGATGCAGAGTTTATGGATGCAATTGCATTAGCTCAAGCCTCTCCTGGGCCAGTTGCAGTAAATACAAGTGTTTACTGTGGATATAAACTAAGGGGTGTAATTGGTGCAATAGTTTGTACTTTAGGAACTGTACTACCATCATTTTTTACTATATTATTTATAGCTATATTTTTCTATCAATTTAAAGATAATGATATTGTTAGTCAGATATTTATGGGTATAAGACCAGCAGTAGTTGCACTAATCCTATCTGCTGTTTATAAGATGTGGAAAAAGTCGAAATTTAGTTATGACAAATTAGTTGTAGTTATAGGTACAATTTTGATTATTGTTCTATTTGATATAAGTCCGATTTGGATGGTTATAGCAGGCGGATTAGGATCATTTCTGATAAATAAGATTAGGGAATAA
- the prfA gene encoding peptide chain release factor 1, whose product MLDKLAFLETKFKELEVRMMDPDLISQDREEWQRVMKEHADLEPIVVKYKQYNETKNNLDDAKEMLHEKLDDEMRELVKEEVKTLEEDLEKFEGELKILLIPKDPNDHKNVIVEIRGGAGGDEAALFAGTLFRMYVRYAERNNWKVDIMSTNEIGIGGYKEVIFMISGKGAYSRLKYESGVHRVQRVPETEASGRIHTSTSTVAVLPEAEDIDIEINPGDIRVDVFRSSGNGGQSVNTTDSAVRITHIPTGIVISCQDEKSQLKNKDKAMKILKSKLYDIKMSEQNAEIAEMKKGQVGTGDRSERIRTYNFPQGRVTDHRINMTLYKLNNFVDGDLDEMIDALITTEQAQKLQQVD is encoded by the coding sequence TTGTTAGATAAATTAGCTTTTCTTGAGACAAAATTCAAAGAGCTTGAAGTAAGAATGATGGACCCTGATCTTATAAGTCAAGATCGTGAAGAATGGCAAAGAGTAATGAAGGAGCATGCTGATTTAGAGCCTATTGTTGTTAAGTATAAGCAATATAATGAAACGAAGAATAACTTAGATGATGCTAAAGAAATGCTTCATGAAAAACTTGATGACGAGATGAGGGAATTGGTTAAAGAGGAAGTAAAGACTCTTGAAGAAGATTTAGAAAAGTTCGAAGGAGAACTAAAGATATTATTGATTCCAAAGGATCCTAATGACCATAAGAATGTTATTGTTGAAATTAGGGGCGGAGCTGGTGGAGACGAGGCTGCATTGTTTGCAGGTACACTTTTCAGAATGTATGTAAGATATGCTGAACGTAACAATTGGAAAGTGGATATTATGAGTACCAATGAAATTGGTATAGGTGGGTATAAGGAAGTTATCTTCATGATAAGCGGTAAAGGAGCTTATAGCCGTCTTAAGTATGAGTCAGGAGTTCATAGAGTGCAAAGAGTACCTGAAACTGAGGCAAGTGGTAGAATTCACACATCAACTTCTACAGTTGCTGTTCTTCCAGAAGCAGAGGATATAGATATAGAAATAAATCCTGGAGATATCAGAGTTGATGTGTTCCGTTCATCAGGTAACGGCGGTCAATCTGTAAATACAACTGACTCAGCAGTTAGAATTACACATATTCCTACAGGAATAGTTATTTCATGTCAGGACGAAAAGAGTCAGCTTAAGAATAAGGATAAGGCTATGAAAATCTTAAAATCCAAACTATATGACATCAAAATGTCTGAACAAAATGCTGAAATTGCTGAAATGAAGAAGGGCCAAGTAGGTACTGGAGATCGTTCTGAGAGAATAAGAACTTATAATTTCCCACAGGGTAGAGTTACAGACCATAGAATAAATATGACTCTATATAAGTTAAATAATTTCGTCGATGGAGATTTAGATGAAATGATAGATGCATTAATTACAACTGAACAGGCTCAGAAGTTGCAGCAGGTTGATTAA
- a CDS encoding ZIP family metal transporter produces the protein MNVLTIGIIGLLTGVIGIGLGGIIGILIKKTDFIFSLLLGLTGGFMMFIVTFHLLPEAFLLGKLPMVLIGVLIGILIIVALEKVIDNINAISYLKTGIILGLSIALHNFPEGLALGSSLIYEIELGKVITAAMLIHNIPEGISIAIPLSLNNISKVKIFLLTILAGVPMGIGSFIGAYIGSISNTFVSICLAIAGGIMLYITCDEIIPTGKALHKGRASSLGVIIGFLIGIILYY, from the coding sequence ATGAACGTTTTAACCATCGGTATTATAGGATTATTAACTGGTGTAATTGGAATTGGATTAGGTGGAATAATAGGTATATTAATTAAGAAAACAGACTTTATATTTAGCCTGCTACTTGGTTTAACAGGTGGTTTTATGATGTTTATAGTTACCTTCCACTTACTACCTGAAGCCTTTTTATTAGGGAAACTTCCAATGGTTTTAATTGGTGTTCTTATAGGAATTTTAATAATAGTTGCTTTAGAAAAGGTTATTGACAATATAAACGCCATATCCTATCTAAAAACTGGTATTATACTTGGTCTAAGTATTGCCCTACACAATTTCCCTGAAGGTCTTGCCCTTGGCTCAAGTCTTATATATGAAATAGAACTAGGCAAAGTTATAACTGCAGCCATGCTAATTCACAATATACCTGAAGGTATATCCATAGCAATTCCTCTTAGCCTAAACAATATTTCCAAAGTTAAGATATTTTTACTTACAATACTTGCCGGTGTACCAATGGGAATCGGTTCCTTTATAGGAGCATATATTGGAAGCATATCTAACACTTTCGTTTCCATATGCCTTGCTATTGCAGGTGGTATTATGCTCTATATTACCTGTGATGAAATAATACCTACAGGAAAAGCTCTTCACAAAGGAAGAGCTTCAAGCTTAGGTGTTATAATCGGATTTCTAATTGGAATAATTCTATATTATTAA
- a CDS encoding L-threonylcarbamoyladenylate synthase: protein MNTKVLEIDKDNIDKGSIIEAANMIRAGKLVAFPTETVYGLGADGLNKTAVKGIFQAKGRPQDNPLILHIHSIEQIFPLVKEIPELTYECMKKFWPGPLTILFKKSELVPDIITAGLDTVAIRMPDHPIAVELLRESNTPIAAPSANLSGKPSPTNAEHVIEDLTGKVDMIIDGGDTGVGLESTVLDVSGNCPMILRPGGVTLEDLREIIPDIIQDLGTIKEDEKIVPKSPGQKYRHYAPKADMFVYTGKIDSIVDKIKEQANLLIKEGKKVGIMATEETKDNYIQGTVLVVGSRENKNTIATNLFKTIRLFDDNNVDVILAEGVETDHIGTAIMNRMMKASSGKIKKI from the coding sequence ATGAATACTAAAGTTCTCGAAATAGATAAGGATAATATAGATAAAGGCAGTATTATTGAAGCTGCAAATATGATAAGAGCGGGAAAACTTGTTGCTTTCCCAACGGAAACTGTATATGGACTTGGTGCTGATGGGCTTAATAAGACGGCTGTAAAAGGAATATTTCAAGCTAAGGGTCGCCCTCAGGACAATCCTTTAATACTACATATTCATTCTATAGAACAAATTTTTCCTTTGGTAAAGGAGATACCTGAGCTTACATATGAGTGTATGAAGAAATTTTGGCCTGGTCCATTGACTATACTGTTTAAAAAGAGTGAATTGGTACCAGATATTATTACTGCTGGATTAGATACTGTGGCTATAAGGATGCCAGATCATCCTATTGCTGTAGAGCTACTTAGAGAATCCAATACACCAATAGCGGCTCCTTCGGCAAATTTATCTGGGAAACCGAGCCCTACAAATGCAGAACATGTTATAGAGGATTTGACTGGGAAAGTAGATATGATAATAGATGGTGGGGATACTGGAGTTGGTTTAGAATCTACTGTACTTGATGTTTCAGGCAATTGTCCAATGATTTTAAGGCCAGGTGGAGTTACCCTTGAAGATTTACGAGAAATCATACCAGATATAATACAGGATTTGGGCACCATAAAGGAAGACGAAAAAATAGTGCCAAAATCTCCGGGACAAAAATATAGACATTATGCTCCTAAGGCAGATATGTTTGTATACACGGGTAAAATTGATAGTATTGTAGATAAGATAAAAGAACAGGCTAATCTATTAATAAAAGAAGGTAAGAAAGTAGGGATAATGGCTACTGAGGAGACCAAAGATAATTACATACAGGGTACTGTATTAGTAGTTGGTTCAAGGGAGAACAAAAATACTATTGCAACTAATCTTTTTAAGACCATTAGATTATTTGACGATAATAATGTAGATGTAATTCTTGCTGAAGGTGTAGAAACTGATCACATTGGCACTGCTATTATGAACAGAATGATGAAGGCATCTAGTGGAAAGATTAAGAAAATCTAG
- a CDS encoding low molecular weight protein arginine phosphatase, giving the protein MKILVICTGNTCRSPMAEGILKSLASKNNLDIEVKSAGTMAFVGDNAANNSVMALSNIGIDISNHRSSLVNDYMVDEADIILTMTNSHKNNLLRKFPNAKNKTFIYNEYAFGEYSDIGDPFGGSLDIYEKARDEIYKASEAIIQKIVKG; this is encoded by the coding sequence ATGAAAATCTTGGTTATTTGTACAGGGAATACGTGTAGGAGTCCCATGGCTGAAGGTATTTTAAAATCGTTGGCCAGTAAAAACAATTTAGATATAGAAGTTAAATCAGCTGGGACAATGGCATTTGTTGGGGATAATGCAGCAAATAATTCCGTTATGGCATTGAGTAATATAGGTATTGATATCTCAAATCACAGATCAAGTTTAGTCAATGATTATATGGTAGATGAAGCAGATATAATCTTAACCATGACAAACTCCCATAAAAACAACTTACTGAGAAAGTTTCCTAATGCCAAGAATAAGACATTTATATATAATGAATATGCCTTTGGTGAGTATTCGGATATAGGAGATCCATTTGGTGGAAGTTTGGATATATATGAAAAAGCCAGAGATGAGATTTATAAGGCATCAGAAGCGATCATTCAAAAGATAGTCAAGGGGTAA
- the rpiB gene encoding ribose 5-phosphate isomerase B, whose protein sequence is MKIGIGSDHGGYELKEYIKAYFEKEGIEYVDYGTNSKDSVDYPDYGKGVADAVASKEVDRGIVICGTGIGISIAANKVKGIRCALCGDTYSARMSREHNNANMLALGARVLGVDLALEIVGIWLKSEFQGGRHENRVNKISVIEG, encoded by the coding sequence ATGAAAATAGGTATAGGTAGTGACCATGGTGGTTATGAATTAAAGGAATATATAAAGGCTTATTTTGAAAAAGAAGGAATAGAATATGTAGATTATGGCACAAATAGTAAAGATTCTGTAGATTATCCTGACTACGGAAAGGGTGTAGCAGATGCTGTTGCATCTAAAGAGGTAGATAGGGGTATTGTAATTTGCGGAACAGGTATAGGTATTTCTATAGCTGCTAATAAAGTAAAAGGAATTAGATGTGCTCTTTGTGGTGATACTTATTCTGCAAGAATGAGTAGAGAACATAATAATGCCAATATGCTAGCACTTGGTGCAAGAGTTTTAGGTGTTGATTTAGCCTTGGAGATTGTTGGTATTTGGTTAAAAAGTGAATTTCAAGGTGGCAGACATGAAAATAGAGTAAATAAAATTAGTGTTATAGAAGGTTAA
- the upp gene encoding uracil phosphoribosyltransferase, which produces MSKVVVFDHPLIKHKLTFIRDKNTGSKEFRELVTEVSTLMGYEVTRDLTLEEVEIETPIGKMKAEVIAGKKVGLVPILRAGLGMVDGMLNLLPAARVGHIGLYRDPETFQPVEYYCKLPQDVSERELIVLDPMLATGGSAVAAIQFLKDRGAKTIKLVNLIAAPEGIKAVEEAHPDVDIYVAAVDEKLDDHRYIVPGLGDAGDRLFGTK; this is translated from the coding sequence ATGTCAAAGGTTGTAGTTTTCGATCATCCATTAATTAAGCATAAGTTGACATTTATAAGAGATAAAAACACTGGATCAAAGGAATTTAGAGAATTGGTTACTGAAGTTTCCACTTTGATGGGATATGAAGTTACTAGAGATTTAACTCTTGAAGAAGTTGAAATAGAAACTCCAATTGGTAAAATGAAAGCGGAAGTTATTGCAGGTAAGAAGGTAGGATTAGTTCCTATATTGAGAGCAGGTTTAGGAATGGTAGATGGTATGTTAAACCTATTGCCTGCAGCTAGAGTAGGACATATTGGTTTATATAGAGACCCTGAGACCTTTCAACCAGTAGAGTATTACTGTAAATTACCTCAAGATGTCAGTGAAAGGGAATTAATAGTGTTGGATCCTATGCTAGCAACTGGAGGATCTGCTGTTGCTGCTATACAGTTTTTAAAGGATAGAGGAGCAAAAACTATAAAGCTAGTAAATTTAATAGCAGCTCCAGAAGGAATCAAGGCTGTAGAAGAGGCACATCCAGATGTAGATATTTATGTTGCAGCTGTTGATGAAAAATTAGATGATCATAGATATATAGTACCTGGATTAGGAGATGCTGGAGATAGATTATTTGGAACTAAGTAA
- a CDS encoding MraY family glycosyltransferase yields the protein MKGIIIPFLIAVFISYFTTPLVRKLAFKIGAIDIPKDDRRVHKEPMPLIGGVAIYLGVVLTSLMFLQMNKTLISILIGGTIILISGIIDDFKGLSPKLKIVFQLLAGICLIIGDVKVDFVTNPFSVNNEVIYLNLLSIPITLFWVVGITNTLNLIDGLDGLAAGVALISSLSLTLVAGKFGYTTVIIISAIVAGACLGFIPFNFNPAKIFMGDTGALFLGFMLAAISIEGVMKSVATIAIIVPILILGVPIFDTTFAICRRLLSGRSITSADKGHLHHRLLARGYSQRKTVMILYGISAAFGAFAVLISKANSQQAVYLSVIMFVATIILGLKFGLFGTKKK from the coding sequence ATGAAAGGAATTATAATTCCATTTTTAATAGCGGTATTTATATCATATTTTACCACTCCCTTGGTTAGAAAACTTGCTTTTAAGATTGGGGCAATTGATATACCAAAGGATGATAGAAGAGTACATAAGGAGCCAATGCCCTTGATAGGGGGAGTGGCTATTTATTTAGGTGTTGTATTGACAAGCCTGATGTTCTTACAAATGAATAAGACCTTGATATCAATATTGATTGGTGGAACGATTATATTAATTTCAGGAATAATAGATGATTTTAAAGGGCTAAGTCCAAAATTAAAAATAGTATTTCAGCTTCTGGCAGGTATATGTTTAATTATTGGAGATGTAAAGGTTGATTTTGTTACCAATCCATTTTCAGTAAATAATGAGGTTATATATCTTAACTTATTATCTATACCTATAACATTATTCTGGGTTGTTGGCATAACTAATACCCTTAATTTAATAGATGGACTTGATGGTTTGGCAGCAGGAGTGGCTTTGATTTCTAGTTTATCTTTGACACTAGTAGCTGGAAAATTTGGTTATACTACAGTTATAATAATATCTGCAATAGTTGCAGGTGCGTGCTTAGGATTTATACCATTTAATTTTAATCCTGCAAAGATTTTTATGGGCGATACTGGAGCTTTATTTTTAGGTTTTATGCTTGCAGCTATATCTATAGAAGGTGTAATGAAGAGTGTAGCTACAATAGCTATTATCGTACCTATTTTGATTTTAGGAGTACCTATTTTTGATACTACCTTTGCTATTTGTAGAAGGTTATTAAGTGGAAGATCTATTACATCAGCAGATAAAGGACATTTACATCATAGGTTGTTGGCTAGGGGATATTCCCAAAGAAAAACTGTTATGATACTATATGGCATATCAGCAGCCTTTGGAGCATTTGCGGTATTGATATCTAAGGCAAATAGCCAGCAAGCCGTATATCTTTCGGTTATTATGTTTGTAGCAACTATAATTTTAGGATTAAAGTTTGGATTGTTTGGAACAAAGAAAAAATAG
- the wecB gene encoding UDP-N-acetylglucosamine 2-epimerase (non-hydrolyzing), with protein sequence MKVMCVFGTRPEGIKMAPIVKAIKKRPELECVVCITAQHREMLDQVLNLFNIVPDYDLNIFKPGQSLTEITTRAIKGLEEVITKEKPDVLLVQGDTTTVFAGALAAFYQKVKIGHVEAGLRSGNLYSPYPEEANRKLTGVLSDFHFAPTERNRQNLLKEDYPDEKIFITGNTVIDALQYTVKDDYIFHIDSLNNIDYKNRRVLLLTSHRRENIGTPMENIFSAVADIVKKYEDVEVVFPMHLNPKVREVAYRILGDNSRIHLIEPLDYEPFTNLIARCHLVVTDSGGLQEEAPTLGKPVLVVREETERPEGVEAGTAKLVGTKYEPIYNNLDLLLSNEIEFDKMAKAINPYGDGKASERIVEILLKNS encoded by the coding sequence TTGAAAGTAATGTGTGTATTTGGTACTAGACCAGAAGGCATAAAAATGGCACCAATAGTTAAGGCAATAAAAAAGAGACCTGAATTGGAATGTGTAGTTTGCATTACTGCACAGCATAGAGAGATGCTTGATCAAGTATTGAATTTGTTTAATATCGTACCTGATTATGACTTAAACATATTTAAACCTGGACAAAGTTTGACTGAGATAACTACAAGAGCAATTAAAGGACTTGAGGAAGTAATAACTAAGGAAAAACCAGATGTACTATTAGTACAAGGGGATACTACAACAGTATTTGCAGGTGCTTTAGCCGCTTTTTATCAAAAGGTTAAAATTGGCCATGTAGAAGCAGGCTTAAGAAGTGGAAATCTTTACTCACCATATCCTGAGGAAGCTAATAGAAAGCTAACTGGAGTACTTTCAGATTTTCATTTTGCACCTACTGAAAGGAACAGACAAAACTTGCTTAAAGAAGATTATCCAGATGAAAAAATATTTATTACAGGTAATACTGTCATTGATGCTTTACAATATACTGTAAAAGATGATTACATATTCCATATTGATAGTTTAAATAACATAGATTATAAAAATAGAAGAGTGTTACTTCTTACATCACATAGAAGAGAAAATATTGGAACACCTATGGAAAATATATTTTCTGCTGTGGCAGATATAGTAAAAAAATATGAAGATGTAGAAGTAGTTTTCCCTATGCACTTAAATCCAAAAGTAAGAGAAGTTGCATATAGAATATTAGGAGACAATTCACGCATCCATTTGATAGAGCCTTTAGACTATGAACCATTTACTAATCTAATAGCTAGATGTCATTTGGTTGTAACAGATTCAGGTGGATTGCAGGAGGAAGCCCCTACTTTAGGCAAGCCTGTGCTAGTAGTAAGAGAGGAAACTGAAAGACCGGAGGGTGTAGAGGCAGGTACTGCTAAACTTGTTGGAACTAAGTATGAGCCTATTTATAATAATTTAGACTTGCTCTTAAGTAATGAAATAGAATTCGATAAAATGGCAAAGGCAATTAATCCTTATGGTGATGGTAAGGCATCTGAAAGGATTGTGGAAATACTCTTAAAAAATAGTTAA
- a CDS encoding YwmB family TATA-box binding protein, which produces MKKGILFVIIFICLLPILTSAKDLDNENDILLSMLNHMGGHYLEEDFSANGILMDKFLSEEELDNLGNDLVKYFGLLGQEGAKNTELSADSYVKEKIIDDSYRQINYFGFDKSSNPLTIIISSYLNEETGNGQTYLYINLIKKEQFNKINDIMIGVKNLFEKYERNVEITTCLIGYIDGKLSKTEINDISLKSLHNLSCKIVDEYEDSQLVSYTAYTESIEDYILAGDDRINLNVALRYNEYDNQTLIWIGTPIITSGY; this is translated from the coding sequence ATGAAAAAAGGAATTTTATTTGTAATTATTTTTATATGTTTATTACCTATTTTAACCTCAGCGAAGGATTTAGACAATGAAAATGATATTTTATTATCAATGCTAAACCATATGGGCGGACATTATTTAGAAGAGGATTTTAGTGCCAATGGAATACTAATGGACAAATTCTTATCTGAGGAAGAATTAGACAACCTTGGTAATGATTTAGTTAAATATTTTGGCTTACTAGGTCAAGAAGGGGCTAAAAATACAGAATTAAGTGCCGATAGTTATGTTAAAGAGAAAATAATAGATGATAGTTATAGACAAATAAATTATTTCGGATTTGATAAAAGCAGTAATCCACTGACAATTATTATTAGCTCCTATTTAAATGAAGAAACTGGAAATGGACAAACATATTTATATATTAATTTGATAAAAAAAGAGCAATTTAACAAAATTAATGATATAATGATAGGAGTAAAAAATTTATTTGAAAAATATGAAAGAAATGTAGAAATTACCACTTGCCTTATAGGATATATTGATGGTAAATTAAGCAAGACAGAGATTAACGATATATCTCTTAAATCTCTACATAATTTAAGTTGTAAGATAGTGGATGAGTATGAGGATTCGCAACTAGTTTCTTATACAGCATATACTGAAAGCATAGAAGATTATATTTTAGCTGGTGACGATAGAATTAATCTTAATGTAGCATTAAGATATAATGAATATGATAATCAGACTCTTATTTGGATTGGAACACCTATAATAACCAGCGGCTATTAA